One genomic window of Corticium candelabrum chromosome 21, ooCorCand1.1, whole genome shotgun sequence includes the following:
- the LOC134196819 gene encoding uncharacterized protein LOC134196819, translating to MICNVHAFFEQVKRDGPIMLESATKRTAMAMQVSERTVFRVHRQVNVEGDMHSPAKEGKKSGSGPAQQETDNFQGVIRRRIHRFYTDRELPTMDELILGLQQDIDYSYSKQTLLKTVKKMGFKYTTRNKKTALYEQHRILAARHHYLRQIKKYRDEGRPIVYLDETWLNAHHTLERCWTDYDGKGGLRVPSGKGGRLVILHAGWKEGWISNADLVFRGKKGEMNTAHSREWFRERSIPNLPATSVIVLDNAQYHKSKKPGFAVPD from the coding sequence ATGATCTGTAACGTCCATGCCTTCTTTGAGCAAGTGAAGCGTGATGGGCCAATCATGCTGGAAAGTGCAACAAAAAGAACGGCAATGGCGATGCAGGTATCTGAACGCACTGTATTCAGAGTTCATCGCCAAGTAAACGTTGAAGGAGATATGCATAGTCCCGCAAAGGAAGGCAAGAAGTCTGGTTCAGGTCCTGCCCAACAGGAGACTGACAACTTTCAAGGAGTCATTCGTCGTAGAATTCACCGGttctacacagacagagaactcCCAACGATGGATGAACTGATTTTAGGTCTACAACAAGACATAGATTActcatacagcaaacaaacacttctcaaaacagtcaagaaaatgGGCTTCAAATATACAACacgcaacaagaaaacagcgTTGTACGAACAACACAGAATTCTTGCTGCTCGTCATCACTATCTCAGACAAATAAAGAAGTACAGAGACGAGGGAAGACCAATAGTGTATCTAGACGAGACATGGCTCAACGCGCACCATACCTTGGAACGATGCTGGACTGACTACGACGGCAAAGGAGGTTTGAGAGTCCCATCAGGAAAGGGTGGAAGACTCGTTATTCTCCATGCAGGGTGGAAAGAGGGTTGGATTTCTAATGCTGACCTCGTTTTCAGAGGAAAGAAAGGCGAAATGAACACGGCCCACTCTAGGGAGTGGTTCAGAGAGAGGTCGATTCCAAACCTTCCAGCAACTTCTGTTATTGTTCTTGACAATGCCCAGTATCATAAAAGCAAGAAACCCGGCTTCGCAGTACCTGACTGA